One window from the genome of Choloepus didactylus isolate mChoDid1 chromosome 2, mChoDid1.pri, whole genome shotgun sequence encodes:
- the SH2D2A gene encoding SH2 domain-containing protein 2A isoform X1: MEFPLAQMCPQGSRQDPAPTFSTFHPMDLTNRRNCQGLGLPSRPRPHSLEAEESQPSPRALDVHAVASLQARGVASSPGDAGKAEELPGEGGLSLQTEIRAWFQKTQAHCLLQHGAAPAWFHGFITRREAERLLETKPQGCYLVRFSESAVTFVLTYRSRTCCRHFLLAQLGDGRHVVLGEGSAHERLQDLLRHYTVCPLSPYGEKLTEPCARQTPEPPGLSLRTEESRSGSESQDQPPQYSPILKQGQASSAPPQKEAARQPKEPSQLPRPKPPIPAKPQLPTEVYTSPAPRTRPAPPPKPPNPIYHEPDEPIAFYAMGRGSPGESCSNIYAEVEVPTAGDEGPLPILRHPILRKCRSRPVARGQNPGDPQLHSENSAAGQDLPLPHQSPPPWGHTLPHNFSRLVLQDQGQAWLPLGPPQ, translated from the exons ATGGAGTTCCCCCTGGCCCAGATGTGCCCCCAAG GGAGTCGCCAAGACCCTGCCCCAACCTTCAGCACTTTCCATCCTATGGACTTGACCAACCGCAGGAACTGCCAGGGCCTGGGCCTACCCTCGCGGCCAAGACCCCATTCCCTGGAGGCCGAGGagtcccagcccagccccagggcccTGGATGTCCACGCTGTG GCATCTCTCCAGGCCCGGGGGGTGGCCTCCAGTCCAGGAGATGCTGGGAAGGCTGAGGAGCTGCCTGGGGAAGGAGGCCTGTCCCTGCAGACCGAGATTCGGGCCTGGTTCCAGAAGACCCAGGCCCACTGTCTCCTGCAGCACGGGGCAGCCCCTGCCTGGTTCCACGGCTTCATCACCCGGAG GGAGGCCGAGAGGCTGCTGGAGACAAAGCCCCAAGGATGCTACTTGGTGCGTTTCAGCGAGAGCGCCGTGACCTTCGTGCTGACTTACCG GAGCCGGACTTGCTGCCGCCACTTCCTGCTGGCCCAGCTCGGGGACGGACGCCACGTGGTGCTGGGCGAGGGCAGCGCCCACGAGCGGTTGCAGGACCTGCTGCGGCATTACACCGTGTGCCCGCTCAGCCCCTACGGGGAAAAGCTCACCGAGCCCTGCGCCCGCCAG ACTCCTGAGCCCCCTGGACTTTCCTTGAGGACTGAAGAATCCCGCTCTGGAAGTGAAAGCCAGGATCAACCCCCCCAGTATAGTCCAATCCTCAAGCAGGGGCAGGCTTCATCAGCCCCACCACAGAAGGAGGCTGCACGGCAGCCAAAGGAG CCCTCCCAGCTGCCCAGACCCAAGCCTCCCATCCCGGCCAAACCTCAGCTGCCTACCGAAGTCTACACCAGCCCTGCTCCGCGAACCCGCCCGGCTCCACCTCCCAAGCCCCCCAACCCTATCTACCATGAGCCTGATGAACCCATAGCCTTCTACGCCATGGGCCGCGGCAGCCCTGGGGAATCCTGCAGCAACATTTACGCCGAGGTGGAGGTGCCCACGGCAGGGGATGAGGGCCCGCTGCCCATCCTCCGGCACCCCATCCTACGGAAGTGCCGGTCCAGGCCTGTCGCAAGAGGCCAG AATCCAGGTGACCCACAGCTGCATTCTGAGAACTCTGCGGCTGGACAAGACCTTCCTCTACCCCACCAGTCCCCACCTCCCTGGGGGCACACCCTCCCCCACAACTTTTCTAGACTGGTGCTCCAGGATCAAGGGCAGGCATGGCTCCCCTTGGGGCCTCCTCAGTAG
- the SH2D2A gene encoding SH2 domain-containing protein 2A isoform X2 — protein MDLTNRRNCQGLGLPSRPRPHSLEAEESQPSPRALDVHAVASLQARGVASSPGDAGKAEELPGEGGLSLQTEIRAWFQKTQAHCLLQHGAAPAWFHGFITRREAERLLETKPQGCYLVRFSESAVTFVLTYRSRTCCRHFLLAQLGDGRHVVLGEGSAHERLQDLLRHYTVCPLSPYGEKLTEPCARQTPEPPGLSLRTEESRSGSESQDQPPQYSPILKQGQASSAPPQKEAARQPKEPSQLPRPKPPIPAKPQLPTEVYTSPAPRTRPAPPPKPPNPIYHEPDEPIAFYAMGRGSPGESCSNIYAEVEVPTAGDEGPLPILRHPILRKCRSRPVARGQNPGDPQLHSENSAAGQDLPLPHQSPPPWGHTLPHNFSRLVLQDQGQAWLPLGPPQ, from the exons ATGGACTTGACCAACCGCAGGAACTGCCAGGGCCTGGGCCTACCCTCGCGGCCAAGACCCCATTCCCTGGAGGCCGAGGagtcccagcccagccccagggcccTGGATGTCCACGCTGTG GCATCTCTCCAGGCCCGGGGGGTGGCCTCCAGTCCAGGAGATGCTGGGAAGGCTGAGGAGCTGCCTGGGGAAGGAGGCCTGTCCCTGCAGACCGAGATTCGGGCCTGGTTCCAGAAGACCCAGGCCCACTGTCTCCTGCAGCACGGGGCAGCCCCTGCCTGGTTCCACGGCTTCATCACCCGGAG GGAGGCCGAGAGGCTGCTGGAGACAAAGCCCCAAGGATGCTACTTGGTGCGTTTCAGCGAGAGCGCCGTGACCTTCGTGCTGACTTACCG GAGCCGGACTTGCTGCCGCCACTTCCTGCTGGCCCAGCTCGGGGACGGACGCCACGTGGTGCTGGGCGAGGGCAGCGCCCACGAGCGGTTGCAGGACCTGCTGCGGCATTACACCGTGTGCCCGCTCAGCCCCTACGGGGAAAAGCTCACCGAGCCCTGCGCCCGCCAG ACTCCTGAGCCCCCTGGACTTTCCTTGAGGACTGAAGAATCCCGCTCTGGAAGTGAAAGCCAGGATCAACCCCCCCAGTATAGTCCAATCCTCAAGCAGGGGCAGGCTTCATCAGCCCCACCACAGAAGGAGGCTGCACGGCAGCCAAAGGAG CCCTCCCAGCTGCCCAGACCCAAGCCTCCCATCCCGGCCAAACCTCAGCTGCCTACCGAAGTCTACACCAGCCCTGCTCCGCGAACCCGCCCGGCTCCACCTCCCAAGCCCCCCAACCCTATCTACCATGAGCCTGATGAACCCATAGCCTTCTACGCCATGGGCCGCGGCAGCCCTGGGGAATCCTGCAGCAACATTTACGCCGAGGTGGAGGTGCCCACGGCAGGGGATGAGGGCCCGCTGCCCATCCTCCGGCACCCCATCCTACGGAAGTGCCGGTCCAGGCCTGTCGCAAGAGGCCAG AATCCAGGTGACCCACAGCTGCATTCTGAGAACTCTGCGGCTGGACAAGACCTTCCTCTACCCCACCAGTCCCCACCTCCCTGGGGGCACACCCTCCCCCACAACTTTTCTAGACTGGTGCTCCAGGATCAAGGGCAGGCATGGCTCCCCTTGGGGCCTCCTCAGTAG